ACCAGCTCGTGCAGTTGATGCCCGGGCCGGCGGCCGGCGCCGGAGGCGCCGCCCACGATGACCAGCCGCCATCGCTGGTCGGGGTACCGGTCGGCCAGCTGATGCACCGCCCGCACCACCACGTCCGGTCCCTTGAGCGGCTGGATGCGGCCGGCGAAGACGATGACCTTCTCGTCCGGCCCGATGCCCAGCGCCTGCCGGGCCGCGGCCCGGTCACCCGGGCTGAACACCTCGGTGTCCACCCCCGGGGGGACCACGTCGATCAACCGCTCGTCCGCGCCGTACAGGCCGACCAGCTCGGCCCGCTCGGCGGCGGTGTTGGCGATCAACCGATCCGCCTCGACCACCACCTGCTCCTCGCCGATGATCCGGCCGCGCGGTTCGGGGTCGTCACCCTCGGCCATGGCCGCGTTCTTGACCTTGGCCAGGGTGTGCGCGGAGTGCACCAGCGGCACTCCCCAGCGGTCCTTGGCCAGATACCCGACCTGGCCGGAGAGCCAGTAGTGCGAGTGCACGAGGTCGTAGTGGCCGGGGGCGTTGCGGGCCTCGGCGCGCATCACCCCGGCGGCGAACGAGCACAGCTGCCCGGGCAGATCTTCCTTGTCCAGGCCCTCGAACGGCCCGGCCACGATGTGCCGGACGAGCACCCCGGGCACCATCTCCACGATGGGCGGCAAGTCGCTGGAGGTGGCCCGGGTGAAGATCTCCACCTCGACCCCGCGCGCGGCCAGCCGGCGGGCGGTGGCCTCGATGTAGACATTCATCCCACCCGCGTCGCCGGTCCCCGGTTGGGCCAGCGGCGAGGTGTGCAGCGAGATCGCGGCCAGGCGTCGGATCGGCGGATCAGCCGGCCCGCCACCGTCCGGGGGGATGAAGGCGGAGGCGTCGTCCTCGGCCGCGGAGTGCTTGCCCATGTCGAGGTCACGGTACGCCCGGCCGGCGTCGCCCCGCCCGGGCCCCCGCAGCCGCCGGCGCTACAGCGCCGACAGTTTCTGCCAGTCGGCGAAGGAGTAGATCCAGTCGTAGATGGAGTCCTTCTCGCTCATCTGCGCGCCAGTGTTGCTCACGATCACCGGGTCGCCGTACAGGGCCGAGTTGTAGTACTCCTCGGCGTCGCCGACGCCCATGTTGATGCAGCCGTGCGAGACGTTCTCCTTGCCCAGGTAGGGCGTGGTCAGCGCGTTCTCGTGGATGAACTCGCCGTTGTTGTTGATCCGGACGGCCCACTTCTCCTCGACGTTGCAGTAGTCGAACTCCGGGTTGCACATGGAGAAGGTGGGGTATTTCTCGGTCACCACGTGGATGCCGCTGACCGTGGCCCGGCCGGGCACCGACTCCTTGCCGTAGGACACCGGATAGTTCTTGACCACCTGGTCGTCGACCAGCACGACCATGTGGAACGTGGTGACGTCGGCCTGGACGACCTGCTTGCGCCCGACGGTGAAGTCCGTGGAGATGTCCTCCTTGCCCCAGGCGCCGCCGCCGTAGTTCACGCCCTGCAGGTTGGCCTCCACGTGCACGTTGGTGTTGGCCGGCCAGAACTCGGCCGGCCGGAAGTGCACGATCGACTGCTTGACCCCGGTGCCCTGGATGTCCTCGTCCTGCAACCAGCCCCAGGAGCCCTTGATGTCGCCCTTGTCGGTGGTCAGCTTGAAGGTGGCCTGCGCGGCCGCCTTGTCGGTGATGGCCTCGGCGAAGGTGATGATCACCGGCGCGGCCACCCCGACGGTCGTGCCGGACGGGATCTGGAACGAGGCCCGCGGGGTCTTCTCCGGCTTGACCGTCTGCAGCGTCCCGGTGAACGGCACCTCGTTGCCGTCGGTGTCCACCGCGGTGCCGTTGAAGGTGTAGGTGGTGTTGTAGCTCAGCCGCTGACCGAGGGTCCAGGTGGCCTTGTCCTCGGAGATGGTGCCGGTCACGGTCGATCCGTCGTCGCCGGTGACCGTCAGGTCCTTCATGGTCGCCGAGAACAGGGTGACGGTGACCGGGTCGGCCGGGGCCACGTCGGTGGAGCCGAACTTGGGCTTGGAACTCACCCGGACCTTGGTGTTCAGGGCCGTCGACTCGCTGGTCGGCGCGGCCGACTGGTCCAGACCGGAGACGGTGACCGGGGCGCCGGCGGTCGAGGTGACCGTGACCACGACGTCACCCTGGGAGCCGCAGGCACTGACCGCGAGCAGCGTGGCCAACGCCAGCGCGATCCAGCCGACGCGACGCCGGGCCGACCACCGGGTTCGGCTCGCTCGATCCGACCGCAGGAACGTTCGACGCACCGCGCGCTCCCTTCACCAGTGTTGCCCGCTCGGTCTGCTCCGCTTGTCCGTTCACGGTAAGCCGCGTTCGTAAGGTCCCGGTGACGCGGGTGAGTCCTCGCGCCCAGAACGCTGACTACCCTGTCCCGGGTGTCCACCCCCGTCCGCCTCGCCGACCTGACCACCTTGCATCTGGGCGGCCCGGCCCCGGCGCTGTCCGAGGCGCACACCGCCGACGACGTCAAGCGCATCGTCGGCCAGGCCGACCACACCGGGACCGGAGTGCTGGTGCTCGGCGGCGGCTCCAACCTGGTGGTGGCGGACGCGGGCATCGATGTGCCGGTCGTGCGGATCGCGATCAAGGGCGTCCGGGTCGAGCCGGCGACCGGGTCCGGTCCGGCCCGAGTGACCATCGGCGCCGGCGAGAACTGGGACGAGGTCGTCGCGCAGCTGACCGCGGACGGCTTCGGCGCGCTGGCCCCGTTGTCCGGCATCCCGGGCTCGTCCGGCGCGACCCCGGTGCAGAACGTCGGCGCCTACGGCACCGAGATCGCCGAGATGTTGCACTCGGTCACCCTCTACGACCGGCCCTCCGGCGCGATCTTTTCCGCCCCGGCCGCCGACCTGCAGCTGCGCTACCGCAGCTCGACCCTGCGCGGCACCCAGCGCGGGGTGATCACCGACATCACCCTGGAGCTGACCCGCGGCCCCGTCGTGGTCAAGTACGCCGAACTGGCCCGCACCCTCGGGGTCCAGCCGGGGGCACTCGCCCCCGCGCAGCGGGTCCGGGAGGCGGTGCTCGACCTGCGCCGGGCCAAGGGCATGGTGCTGGACCCGGCCGATCCGGACACCCGCAGCGTCGGGTCCTTCTTCACCAACCCGATCCTGGACGCCGATCAACTGGCCCGCACCGACCGGGCCATCCGGGACCGGCTGGGTACCGAGGCCAGCTACCCCCGGTACCCGGTGCCGGACGAACCGGCCCGGGCCGGGCGGGTCAAGCTGTCGGCGGCGTGGCTGATCGAGCGGGCCGGCTTCACCAAGGGGCACCCCGGGCCCGGCGGGCGGGTGTCCATCTCCGGCAAGCACACCCTGGCCCTGGTCAACCGGGGTGGCACGACGGCCGACCTACTGGCCCTGGCCGCGCAGATCCGGGACGGCGTGGAAGCCGCCTTCGGGGTGCGGCTGGAGCCCGAGCCGATGCTGATCGGGGTCCAGCTGCCCGGCTGACACCCGGCGGCCCGCACCCGGGTCGGGCGAGCCGATGACCCCAGCGGACCCGCCGAGCCGGGGTTAGGGTCGTTCT
This genomic window from Nakamurella multipartita DSM 44233 contains:
- the mshA gene encoding D-inositol-3-phosphate glycosyltransferase, which produces MGKHSAAEDDASAFIPPDGGGPADPPIRRLAAISLHTSPLAQPGTGDAGGMNVYIEATARRLAARGVEVEIFTRATSSDLPPIVEMVPGVLVRHIVAGPFEGLDKEDLPGQLCSFAAGVMRAEARNAPGHYDLVHSHYWLSGQVGYLAKDRWGVPLVHSAHTLAKVKNAAMAEGDDPEPRGRIIGEEQVVVEADRLIANTAAERAELVGLYGADERLIDVVPPGVDTEVFSPGDRAAARQALGIGPDEKVIVFAGRIQPLKGPDVVVRAVHQLADRYPDQRWRLVIVGGASGAGRRPGHQLHELVDLLGSRDTIDFRPAVPAAELAVIYRAADVVAVPSYNESFGLVAIEAQASGTPVVAAAVGGLTVAVADGVSGSLVNGHDPGRWADALAAVTLDAPRRDRLSVGARQQAAQFSWDATVDGLLRSYRAARDGARVDQGRTGIARIDQIGRIEANGSPLARVAGR
- a CDS encoding L,D-transpeptidase, which codes for MRRTFLRSDRASRTRWSARRRVGWIALALATLLAVSACGSQGDVVVTVTSTAGAPVTVSGLDQSAAPTSESTALNTKVRVSSKPKFGSTDVAPADPVTVTLFSATMKDLTVTGDDGSTVTGTISEDKATWTLGQRLSYNTTYTFNGTAVDTDGNEVPFTGTLQTVKPEKTPRASFQIPSGTTVGVAAPVIITFAEAITDKAAAQATFKLTTDKGDIKGSWGWLQDEDIQGTGVKQSIVHFRPAEFWPANTNVHVEANLQGVNYGGGAWGKEDISTDFTVGRKQVVQADVTTFHMVVLVDDQVVKNYPVSYGKESVPGRATVSGIHVVTEKYPTFSMCNPEFDYCNVEEKWAVRINNNGEFIHENALTTPYLGKENVSHGCINMGVGDAEEYYNSALYGDPVIVSNTGAQMSEKDSIYDWIYSFADWQKLSAL
- a CDS encoding UDP-N-acetylmuramate dehydrogenase translates to MSTPVRLADLTTLHLGGPAPALSEAHTADDVKRIVGQADHTGTGVLVLGGGSNLVVADAGIDVPVVRIAIKGVRVEPATGSGPARVTIGAGENWDEVVAQLTADGFGALAPLSGIPGSSGATPVQNVGAYGTEIAEMLHSVTLYDRPSGAIFSAPAADLQLRYRSSTLRGTQRGVITDITLELTRGPVVVKYAELARTLGVQPGALAPAQRVREAVLDLRRAKGMVLDPADPDTRSVGSFFTNPILDADQLARTDRAIRDRLGTEASYPRYPVPDEPARAGRVKLSAAWLIERAGFTKGHPGPGGRVSISGKHTLALVNRGGTTADLLALAAQIRDGVEAAFGVRLEPEPMLIGVQLPG